Proteins encoded in a region of the Vitis riparia cultivar Riparia Gloire de Montpellier isolate 1030 chromosome 7, EGFV_Vit.rip_1.0, whole genome shotgun sequence genome:
- the LOC117918460 gene encoding protein AGENET DOMAIN (AGD)-CONTAINING P1-like produces MVTEAEGLKKGEKVEVSSEEEGLRGSWYTATVLRPVTKKTKKIYVEYHTLMSEEDDSKPLRESVDAILVRPYPPREVGRRFKLMEEVDAFYSDGWWEGVVTQVLENSRYSVFFRTSREQIDFHQVDLRLHREWVRGNWVPPLEESQS; encoded by the coding sequence ATGGTCACGGAGGCGGAGGGGTTGAAGAAGGGAGAGAAGGTGGAGGTGAGCAGCGAAGAAGAAGGACTGCGAGGATCGTGGTACACGGCGACCGTGCTTCGGCCGGTTACGAAGAAGACGAAGAAAATCTACGTGGAGTATCATACGCTGATGTCGGAGGAGGACGACTCTAAGCCGCTGAGAGAGTCGGTGGACGCGATTCTAGTGCGGCCGTACCCGCCGCGGGAGGTGGGCCGGCGCTTCAAGCTCATGGAGGAAGTGGACGCCTTCTACAGCGACGGGTGGTGGGAGGGAGTGGTGACGCAGGTTCTGGAGAATTCGAGGTACTCAGTGTTCTTCAGGACTTCGAGGGAGCAGATCGACTTTCACCAGGTGGATCTGCGGCTGCATCGAGAGTGGGTGAGGGGAAATTGGGTGCCACCGCTGGAGGAATCTCAG